A stretch of the Synechocystis sp. PCC 7338 genome encodes the following:
- a CDS encoding ParA family protein, producing the protein MSTPKILAVVNGKGGVGKTTTAVNLAAILAEKRSVLLVDADPQGSASWWVERSGDKMGFHLSQENNPQALKDLPLVGDYQIIVVDTPPALRSEALRTVIGLADYLVLPTPPAPMDLTALIDTVKTAVNPLMVAHRVLLTKVDSRSLNETLEAQNTLLELGIPAYHAFVRSYKAHERSVLDGMAITQWKGKHAKEAQSDYRRVADELLRELL; encoded by the coding sequence GTGTCCACACCAAAAATTTTGGCAGTAGTTAACGGCAAGGGCGGCGTTGGCAAAACCACAACCGCAGTTAACTTGGCCGCGATTTTAGCGGAAAAGCGATCAGTACTTTTGGTAGATGCGGATCCCCAAGGCTCTGCTAGTTGGTGGGTAGAACGCAGTGGCGACAAGATGGGTTTCCACCTCAGCCAAGAAAATAATCCCCAGGCGTTGAAGGATTTGCCCCTGGTAGGTGACTATCAAATTATCGTAGTGGATACGCCCCCGGCCCTCCGTTCTGAGGCCTTGAGAACGGTCATTGGCCTAGCTGACTATCTAGTATTGCCCACGCCCCCGGCCCCCATGGATTTGACGGCGTTGATCGACACAGTAAAAACCGCTGTTAATCCCCTAATGGTGGCCCATCGGGTGCTGTTGACCAAGGTGGACTCCCGCAGTCTGAATGAAACCTTGGAAGCCCAAAATACCCTCCTAGAACTGGGTATTCCTGCTTACCACGCTTTTGTGCGGAGCTATAAAGCCCATGAGCGGTCTGTGTTGGACGGTATGGCCATTACCCAATGGAAGGGCAAACATGCTAAGGAGGCTCAATCTGATTATCGACGGGTAGCGGATGAACTTTTGCGGGAATTACTCTAG
- a CDS encoding sensor histidine kinase KdpD, translating to MANHFASLGKSLIDLVCLPPGNQPVPVLLAQKLALALQSEVVVWVVGQAQPWFWSLAGKHGRWPSEDFWRDCPPQTMEAIANGEGLTLGMEEWPLWQEFFHLPYPRVEGIKTFFQGRENGLILTVHSCPVKGKSMPKKRQFPLQKLQGDLGMINQLLSGIELPNDELLQDLSSINLAEYDPTSTPHSSRNFFEESPILKIWYEASHRQLEQQKQWNEKLINNIITIMSDQTRNPLATIRMVVATLRSTPPTPEKLEQRLEIIDQAWHKLNDINSKILQLKQLKQEDNKLQIQNLELISLLKETIENAPPLNKDNHKIELHYDHEINSVAADDKCLRQIFQELLTNAQKFSVADSPIVVTVEQFDQTAVEVKKKVKCTFSNHTVAIDAQNLQHLFDPFYREQWAIDSAIAGVGLGLTIVRTLIEQLNGKISVVGKPSRQPGQSVITFTLMIPESGATE from the coding sequence ATGGCAAACCACTTTGCTTCCCTTGGCAAGTCCCTCATTGATCTCGTTTGTCTTCCCCCAGGGAACCAACCGGTGCCTGTTTTGCTAGCCCAGAAATTAGCCCTGGCCCTACAGTCCGAGGTGGTGGTTTGGGTGGTGGGACAGGCACAGCCTTGGTTTTGGTCCTTGGCCGGCAAGCATGGCCGTTGGCCCAGTGAGGATTTTTGGCGGGATTGCCCCCCCCAGACCATGGAGGCGATCGCCAATGGTGAAGGATTAACGCTAGGGATGGAAGAATGGCCATTGTGGCAAGAATTTTTTCATCTTCCTTACCCCAGAGTGGAGGGTATTAAAACGTTTTTCCAAGGACGGGAAAATGGGCTAATTTTAACGGTGCATAGTTGCCCGGTTAAGGGGAAATCGATGCCAAAAAAGCGGCAATTTCCTTTACAAAAGCTTCAGGGTGACTTAGGAATGATTAACCAATTATTATCAGGAATTGAGTTACCTAACGATGAATTGTTGCAGGATTTATCTTCTATTAATCTTGCTGAATATGATCCCACCAGCACCCCCCATTCCTCCCGTAATTTTTTTGAAGAAAGCCCAATTTTAAAAATCTGGTATGAAGCCAGTCATCGGCAATTAGAACAACAAAAACAATGGAATGAGAAATTAATTAACAATATCATTACCATCATGAGTGACCAGACCCGTAACCCCCTGGCCACCATTCGCATGGTAGTTGCCACTTTACGCTCTACTCCCCCCACTCCAGAAAAACTAGAGCAAAGATTAGAAATCATTGATCAAGCGTGGCATAAACTTAATGATATTAACAGCAAAATTTTACAATTAAAACAACTCAAGCAAGAGGATAACAAGCTACAAATACAAAACTTGGAGCTAATTTCCTTACTAAAGGAGACGATTGAAAACGCTCCCCCCTTGAATAAAGATAATCACAAAATAGAACTCCATTACGACCATGAAATTAATTCCGTGGCCGCCGACGATAAATGTTTGCGGCAAATTTTCCAAGAACTGTTAACTAATGCACAAAAATTTTCTGTGGCTGACAGCCCTATTGTTGTCACCGTAGAACAATTCGACCAAACTGCAGTGGAAGTAAAAAAAAAAGTTAAATGCACTTTTAGTAACCATACGGTGGCCATAGATGCCCAAAATCTCCAACATTTATTTGATCCCTTTTATCGGGAGCAATGGGCCATTGATTCGGCGATCGCCGGGGTGGGGTTAGGGTTAACCATTGTCCGCACTTTAATTGAGCAACTCAATGGTAAGATCAGCGTTGTCGGAAAGCCCTCCCGCCAGCCAGGCCAGAGCGTAATAACTTTTACCTTAATGATTCCGGAGTCTGGGGCGACTGAATAA
- the rpaA gene encoding two component system response regulator RpaA — MPRILIIDDDPAISDLVSINLEMAGYDVQQAVDGIKGQALAVQLQPDLIMLDLMLPKVDGFTVCQRLRRDERTADIPVLMLTALGQIQDKIQGFDSGADDYLTKPFDVEEMLARVRALLRRTDRIPQAAKHSEILNQGPLTLVPERFEAIWFGKSIKLTHLEFELLHCLLQRHGQTVSPSDILREVWGYEPDDDIETIRVHIRHLRTKLEPNPRRPRFIKTVYGAGYCLELSTEEGGGSPT, encoded by the coding sequence ATGCCTCGAATACTGATCATCGACGACGACCCGGCAATTTCTGATTTAGTCTCCATTAACCTGGAAATGGCGGGCTACGATGTCCAACAGGCAGTGGATGGCATTAAGGGTCAAGCGTTGGCGGTGCAACTGCAACCGGATCTGATCATGTTGGACTTGATGTTGCCCAAAGTGGATGGGTTTACGGTCTGTCAACGGTTGCGCCGGGATGAACGCACGGCCGATATTCCGGTGCTGATGCTAACGGCGTTGGGTCAGATCCAGGATAAAATTCAAGGCTTTGACTCTGGGGCCGACGACTACCTCACTAAGCCTTTTGACGTGGAGGAAATGTTAGCCCGGGTGAGAGCCCTACTGCGGCGCACGGATCGCATTCCCCAGGCGGCGAAACACTCAGAAATTCTCAACCAGGGGCCGCTAACCTTGGTACCGGAAAGATTTGAGGCGATTTGGTTTGGCAAAAGTATTAAGTTGACCCATTTGGAGTTTGAGTTGCTCCATTGTTTGTTACAAAGACATGGGCAAACGGTTTCCCCCAGCGACATTTTGCGGGAAGTGTGGGGCTACGAACCAGATGATGATATTGAGACCATTCGGGTGCACATTCGCCACCTCCGCACCAAGTTGGAACCGAATCCCCGTCGACCTCGCTTTATTAAAACGGTGTATGGGGCAGGCTATTGTTTGGAACTGTCAACGGAAGAAGGGGGCGGTAGTCCAACGTAG